The genomic interval TTGATGATCATTTCACGGATGTTGAAGGCCGTGAGGATGAGGAAAAGGATGCCTTCGAGAAAGACCGCAGTCAGGGCAAACTGCCAGCTGTGTCCCATGCCCAGACAGACCGTGAAAGCAAAAAACGCGTTCAGTCCCATTCCGGGGGCCAGGGCAAAGGGCAGGTTGGCTGCAAACGCCATCACCATGGTCGCGACTGCAGCGGAGAGTGCAGTTGCGGTGAAGACCGACCCCTTGTCCATGCCAGCAGCACTCAGGATGTCAGGATTGACTGCGAGAATGTAGGCCATGGTCAGGAAGGTTGTGATTCCCGCCATGATTTCGGTGCGCACGGTGGTGCGGTTTTGGGAGAGTTTGAAGAGATTTTCGAACATGTTGATGAACGGGTTGGTGTAATTCAGGCAGTCGGAATGGGGGTTGTGATGATCAGAATGTCCATTTCACTGCGGCAGTGGGGCGAATTTCAAAGCCTTCGATTCCTCCAAAGTTATTGGAAAGTTCGATTTCCGTGCCGATGGAAAAGTGTGAGTTCACGTTATACCAGAGTTGGGGTTCAGCGAGAAAGACATAGCTTTTGCCAAAAAAGAGATCTTCCTTCCAGAAATCGGCAAAGCCGGAGAACGTCATTTTGCCCTGAAGGAAATTCACAAACCAGACCAACGTCAGTTGAAAGTTGTGCGGTTCGTCAGTTGGAGTTTGCGTAATGTGCTTGTACATCACCTGGAAACTGACACCGGAGTTGAAGTCTTCGGCAAGCCAGTTGTAGGCGATCCCGGCAAGATAGGCATTTCCAAAGGAGAATTCGTTGGTAAGTCCACCATTGTATTCGATGTGGGCTGCAAAACCGGAGTCGCCAAGGCGGAATTCGCGGGCAAATTCGCCGTAGGCTGACTTCACCTCCGCATCGTAGTCAAAGTCAATGAACAGGAAAGTGCTGCCCCAGTCATCGGGTTTGAACATTTCAAAAGTGGAGGTTGGGTGTTCCCGCTCGAAGTCATAGTGCAGTTGCAGGTTTTGTGCAGAAACCGTGCAGAAGGTGACGAATGTGAGTGCGATCAGTGCAGTGCGTTGGGTCATGTCGGTGAGACTTGTGGTTTTGGAATGGGTTGTGTGTTGCGATTCCGGCGATGCATTCGACGGAATCCTGTGAATCGCTATTAAAAATTAATGATGGAAACAATTCTTAAAATTAGCTTTTCTTATTTTTAGAATCTGGGCATGCTGCGCTGCAAACGCAGGCCGGTGTGCCCGGTGATTCGACATCCAGCGATTGCACTCATGAATGACACGACTTATCGATTTCGACTCCGGGACAGTATCATCGGACTTCAGTTCCTGCTGGTCGCCTTTGGAGCGCTCGTGCTGGTTCCCATTCTGACAGGATTGGACCCCAATGTAGCACTGTTTACGGCGGGTCTCGGGACTCTGATTTTCCAGTTGGTGAACCGTCGGGAGGTTCCTCCCATCTTTCTGGCTTCGTCCTTTGCATTCATCGCTCCGATCCTGTATGGGGTTCAGACTTGGGGCGTTGCAGGAACGATGTCGGGTCTGT from Puniceicoccaceae bacterium carries:
- a CDS encoding DUF5020 family protein: MTQRTALIALTFVTFCTVSAQNLQLHYDFEREHPTSTFEMFKPDDWGSTFLFIDFDYDAEVKSAYGEFAREFRLGDSGFAAHIEYNGGLTNEFSFGNAYLAGIAYNWLAEDFNSGVSFQVMYKHITQTPTDEPHNFQLTLVWFVNFLQGKMTFSGFADFWKEDLFFGKSYVFLAEPQLWYNVNSHFSIGTEIELSNNFGGIEGFEIRPTAAVKWTF